AAAGCTTTAATTTAGGAGATACTTTAAGTGCTTTGGTAGTAACTGGACAGAACATCAAATGGTATGCTTCAGCTACGGATGCTGCAAACCATACGGGAAGCTTACCAATCACTACGGTAATTGTAAATAATACAACGTATTATGCAACTCAAACAGTAGGAGTTTGTGAGTCTACAGCTTCATTGGCTGTTCTTGCTTACAACGCTACTTTGGGTGTAGGTAACCTTACAAAATCATCATCAGATATGCAGATTTACCCTAATCCGGTAGTAGATATCCTTAACGTAAGCGGAGAGGAGAAAATTATAAGATTAGCTATTTACTCAGCAGATGGTAGAAAAGTTACTGAGAAAGTAATATCTAAAAATGAAAGAAGCATCAATGTACATTCATTAGTACAAGGTGTTTATTTACTTCAGGTATTTACTAAAGATGGTGTGAAATCATTCAAATTTATAAAAAGATAGAATATTTTAATAGTAATACCATAACTTAATAATCAACCAGTAGCAATTTATTGCTGCTGGTTTTTTATTGCTTAATGATTTGATAGAGGTATTCTTAAATTTGATTTTTAGATTATTGTATTTTTTTGTTTTCAATTTAAAAATTGAGTTAATTTAGATTTATAAAAGTTTTTAAACAGATGAAAAATTTTAAAATATTGGTTCTTGTTTTTATAATTTTTGCTTGCAGATATCATGCGCAGCCATTTAATTTAAAATCAGTTGGCGAGGCGAAAGAATTTGGTCTTAAAATTTATTACGGAACTCATGGTAAAGGAGCTTTTGTGCAATACAAAGGTCAGAAAGGAATTATTCCTTTAAAAATAAAAAGCGTTGCCATCGATGACAGCCAACGAGAATATAATCAGCCAAATTTTACCTCTTATATTTGGGACGAAGTAGTGAATGGAAAAATTAATGGAACTTATTATCTTACCGAAGGTCTGCGGGATGTTTTCGATATTCGATATATCAGAAAAAAGGATGGTAGGGTTTTTCAGTTAGCTCTTGATGAAAATAAAAGCAAAAAGTATGATGGAGTCAATCAATTTTTACTTTATGATGCACTTATTTCTTACAATACTTTTGCTGATAATTATTTAACGATAAAATATTCTGATACAAATCAGTTTAAAACTGAGTTACCAGATGTAGATAATCCAAATTATTCTAGACAAGCTATTATTGATGATTACAATTTTGACGGTTTTGATGATATCTCATTTTCAATTCCCGATGCTGGAATTGGAGTCTACAGAATGTTTACCGTTTTTCTATATAATGCTAAAACTAAAAAATTTGAAGAACTCGTCGAGCCAGATTTCAGCAAATCAAAATGTGAATGTTTGTGTAATCTTAAAATCGATAAAAATAAAAAAATGATTACCAGCGAATGTAGAGGAGGAGCAAGATGGTGGAAAGATTTTTATCAATACAAAAACGGAAAACTCGTTTGGGTTCGCTCTCAGGAAATGCACGAATAAAAAATACTAAAAGCATATTTAAGTTTTATTATTTTAAATTCTATCTGATTGGCTTTTGATTTTTTCTAATCAGATTGTATAAATTAATCATATTAAAAACAGAGAAATAAATCTGCCTAATTAGCAAAATCTGCGAGATAAATTATTTTCATTTTAATTTAAATAGGCTCTAAGGTTTTTGGATATTGAAGTTGGTGAGAATTAATATTTTAAGCTTTAATCTGTAATCAATCAATTATTGCACACAAAAAAAAAATTGTTAAAATGAAAGATGTTTTTTGTAAATTTAATCAAGGATTGTAGAGTTAAAAATCCAACATCTTGATAACTTAGGTCTGATATTTGTAAGCCTATATCAGACTCAGATGAACAATTATATTTATGAAAAAACTAACTTTGAAAAAATCAATATTTTACACTTTATTTTTTGCATTATGTCTCGTTTCTTGTAAAAAAGAGGAAGCAGTTGACCAAAATGAACAATCAGACTCACTTTCTGAAGAGATTGTAAAAAGTACCTCAAATCCAGATTCTATAAAAGTAAAACCTGTCGAAGAATCTGCTCCGCCAATGATGCAGGAAAACGGATTTTATAATGCTTTTGCCATACCAAAAGATAAAAAGCTGAGAGACTCTCTGTATGCTATTTTTAGTAAAAAATATTCTGAAAGAGAGCGATATGCAATTTTAGCATTAAACAGATTAGATTCCAAAAGCAAATGGAATTCTGATACCTTGGTCGTTCCCGCAAAAATAGATACAACTTTAATGGCATATTCACCTTTCCCGATGCAGCTTGATGTATTGAGTGATGTGAAGAAGTTTGTTATATTTTCATATCCTATTCAGGCTTACGGAGTGTATTCAAACGGAGCTTTAGTAAAATGGGGCCCCACAAGTATGGGTAAAAAAGCAGCTCAGACCGACAGAGGTTTAATGTTTGCTAATTGGAAAAAGAAATTGGCGATTTCCACGGTAAAAAGCGAATGGAAGCTTCCTTATAACTTCAATATTCACAATACGCATGGAATAGGATGGCATCAATATGACCTTCCGGGTTATCCTGCTTCTCATTCTTGCCTGAGATTATTATTGAATGATGCAATTTGGCTGTACAATTATGCAGATACATGGATTTTAAATCCGGGTGGAGCAACCACAAAAGCAAAAGGCACTCCCGTAATGGTTTTCGGAGATTATGGATGGGGAAAAAGAAAGCCTTGGAGAAATCTTTTGGATGACCCTAATGCCAATAATATTTCAGTTGAAGAAATGACCAAACTGATTCAGCCTAATGTTGAAAAAATGGTTTTCGAGCAAATCAACCGTGAGAAAGTAGCAGATTCTATAAAATCAGCTAAAGCTTCACAGGCAGCTATTCAGGAAACTGAAACTTCAGAAATTAAATAAGTTTCTCACAAAACAAACACATAAGTCACATTAGCTTTTAGTAAAGTTTTTGAAAACATTTAGAGCACAGTAGAGGAAATCAAAGATTTCCAAAAAACTACTGTGTTCTTTTTTGCATAATAACAATAAAACTCTTTGTGACTCATGTGTTAAAAGATTCATCGTTTTATAGTACTTAAGCCACATTAGCTTTTTAGTAAAGTTTTTGAAAATATTTAGAGCACAGTAGAGGAAATCAAAGATTTCCAAAAACTAATTTGTTCTTTTTTGTAGAATTAATAATAAAAACTCTCTGTGACTCATGTGTTAAAAAATTCATTGCTTTATAGTACGTAAGTCATATTAGCTTTTTACACCAACTTTAAGACTCAACTATTTTTTCAAATTTTAAAGTAGATTCCTCCGCAAATTTGCGGAGTTTTTTCATTTCACCTTTCGCCTTACTTTGTCCAAATCTTGCTGCAGCGTAAGTGATAGCAATTAAAATAAGCATTAAAAATGAAGCATGCAAAGCCCAAGGATATTCGTGGCTGTTGATTTGCTTTTCTACATAATACATGGTAAAAAACGTCATCCACGAAATAGTAAACAAGAAATAGAGAAACATAAAAAACGTCCATACTGCAGAACTTGGCCCAAAAACGCCTCTAATCACCGTAATTTCTTCATCAAGCTCAGTTCTGAGCGCTAAACAAGGTTTCCAGTAATTGTCGTCTTTGGTTAAAACAGAAATCGTTGCAACTTCGGTGTTTACATTTCCTATAAATTCATCTTTATGCTCAATTAAATATTTTTTTAGATTTTCGGCATACGTTTCCTTGGTGAGATGCGTGTACATTTTAAATCTCGGGCGGGTTCTTATTTTGTCTAAGGTCGTTTCTTTTGTTTCCATATTAATCTTGATAGGGAATTGGGTCTTCTAAGGTGAAAGAAAATTTAAGCTCCAGACCTTTTCTGTCTACAGTCATATTGATTGTTTTTCCTTCTTCAGATTTCATGATATCCATTATTTTATTGAGCGTCATATCTGAAGTTTTCTTTCCGTTGATGATGAGTAATTGGTCATCTTTTTTTAAACCTGCTTTATCTGCAGGAGAATCTTTTCTTATTCCAGAAAGAGAAAATATAGGTTTTAAAACAAATTTATATTGTAAATTACTATTAAAAGTTTGAACTTCTCCCGATGATGATTTTTCATTTTGAGTTTTAAAAGTCAGATAATCTTTTTCCCATTGTAGACCGTCTTGTTTAAAATCGAGTCCGCTCATATTAAAATGGAATGGATCATCATAATTTTTGTTTTTTCTAAGATATAATTTTTCGTTTTTGTAATCAAAAGCTACCGTAAATCTTCGCATAATCTCTCCTCCAATAGAGCCTTTTCTGTCTTTTGCTAAATTAATATGCTGAATAGAAAACTCGTCAGGCATTGCAGTAAGAGGTTTCTCAAACTTAAAATCGCCCAGATTAAGTTGATGAATTCGGCTTCTTTTGCCATAAATATCTCCATTAAAACCTCTTCCCAAATAATCTTCAATATTGGGTCTGTTGTAAACAAAATCTTTAATTAAAACAGGAAACAACCAGATTGGGTCGCTGTTCCCAATATCGATAAGCAGTTTTGAAGTTTTTTTTTCGTTGGTCATTTCTACATCAGCCATGATGTAAGGCTTGTTTTTTTCAACAGAAATGTGAAAAGCATCAAACTTTTTTATTTTCTTTTCAAAAAGTGCGCGGTCTTTAAAAACGGTAATTTTTTTTGAAGTGTAATCGATAATAATAGGGTAGTCCTTAAAAAAATGATAGCCTATAAACCCA
The sequence above is a segment of the Chryseobacterium turcicum genome. Coding sequences within it:
- a CDS encoding XAC2610-related protein; translated protein: MKNFKILVLVFIIFACRYHAQPFNLKSVGEAKEFGLKIYYGTHGKGAFVQYKGQKGIIPLKIKSVAIDDSQREYNQPNFTSYIWDEVVNGKINGTYYLTEGLRDVFDIRYIRKKDGRVFQLALDENKSKKYDGVNQFLLYDALISYNTFADNYLTIKYSDTNQFKTELPDVDNPNYSRQAIIDDYNFDGFDDISFSIPDAGIGVYRMFTVFLYNAKTKKFEELVEPDFSKSKCECLCNLKIDKNKKMITSECRGGARWWKDFYQYKNGKLVWVRSQEMHE
- a CDS encoding L,D-transpeptidase, which gives rise to MKKLTLKKSIFYTLFFALCLVSCKKEEAVDQNEQSDSLSEEIVKSTSNPDSIKVKPVEESAPPMMQENGFYNAFAIPKDKKLRDSLYAIFSKKYSERERYAILALNRLDSKSKWNSDTLVVPAKIDTTLMAYSPFPMQLDVLSDVKKFVIFSYPIQAYGVYSNGALVKWGPTSMGKKAAQTDRGLMFANWKKKLAISTVKSEWKLPYNFNIHNTHGIGWHQYDLPGYPASHSCLRLLLNDAIWLYNYADTWILNPGGATTKAKGTPVMVFGDYGWGKRKPWRNLLDDPNANNISVEEMTKLIQPNVEKMVFEQINREKVADSIKSAKASQAAIQETETSEIK
- a CDS encoding aspartyl protease family protein yields the protein MKIRFLILILLYSIFINAQNNFEIKDENKVVIPFKLINNLIFIPININGADLTFMLDTGVTENTIFSLENKEIKLGTMEKMKFSGLGGNKSIEGYKSDLNTGKIGKNFINDSLMVYIIQDEEFNISSHIGIPVNGFIGYHFFKDYPIIIDYTSKKITVFKDRALFEKKIKKFDAFHISVEKNKPYIMADVEMTNEKKTSKLLIDIGNSDPIWLFPVLIKDFVYNRPNIEDYLGRGFNGDIYGKRSRIHQLNLGDFKFEKPLTAMPDEFSIQHINLAKDRKGSIGGEIMRRFTVAFDYKNEKLYLRKNKNYDDPFHFNMSGLDFKQDGLQWEKDYLTFKTQNEKSSSGEVQTFNSNLQYKFVLKPIFSLSGIRKDSPADKAGLKKDDQLLIINGKKTSDMTLNKIMDIMKSEEGKTINMTVDRKGLELKFSFTLEDPIPYQD